Within Halarchaeum grantii, the genomic segment TGCCGGCGCGCGCGTTGGCGTACGTCCGGTCGAAGTCGCGGCCGGGTCGGTCGGCCGCTCGGCGGGTCTCGACGTCGGGCGTCGTGGGGCGGCGGACGGCGGCGCGTGTCGCGCGCGCGTCCCGGTAGACGAGGTAGGCGACGAGGAGCGCGACGCCGCCGACGACGGTAATGGCGGCGGTAGTGAGGGTGATACCGGCGACGAGGCCGGGGACGAACGCCGCCGCGGCGCCGCCGAGGGCGACGAGGACGCCGACGAGCGGGAGGAGGCGGCGACCGTTCACGCCCCATCACCCCCGTCGTCGCCGTAGGCGGCCTCGATGGCGCGCAGCGCGTCGCGGGCGCGCCGAGCACGCTCGTCGTCGACCGCCGCGCCGCCGTAGCGGACGTCGTTGAACAGCTCGGTGAGGGTGTCGACGTGTTCGGCGGCCATGCCGGCGTCGCGGGCGGCGGCCGCGAACTCCTCGGGCGTGCTCGACTCGGGGTTGGGGACGTCGAGCAGGGCGGTCATCTCGCGCCACGCGCGGTAGACCTCGTTCTCGGCGTCGGTGCCGGCGTCGTCGATGCGGTCGGCGGCCGCGCCGGCGGCGCGGCCGACGTCCGTGAGCGTCTCCTCGTCGGGCGCGTCGTCGTCGGTGGTCGCGGGGTCGTCCGACCCGGCGGTCGCGTCGGTGTCGCCGCTGGCGCGGAGGAGGAGGACGGCGAGCACGAGGACGGCACCGACGAGGAGGAGCGCGAGCGCGGGCGGCGTGCTGACGGCGCCGACGGCCCCGCCGCCGCCGGAGCCGTTCCCGGTGAAGGGGAGCGGGGTGCTGGAGACGTTCGTCGAGACGGGCGGCGGTTGCTGCGTGGGGTAGTCGAGCGGGCCGCAGTTCGTGAGGAGCGCGTAGGCGACGAGGCCGGGGAGGAGGAGGACGCCGTAGACGGCGACCAGCGTCAGCCAGTCGTAGCGATAGACGAGGAGCGCGCCGACGAGGAGCGTGGCGAGGAGGACGCCGAGTTTGAACTGCCACGTGAGGAGCGCGGGGACGCACGTCCCGACCGGAATCGGCGGCGGGCCGCCGCCGGACGCACCGCTCGCGTTCTGCTCGCTGCCGAGGACGCCACCGCCACCGAGACCGCCACTGCCGCCGTTGCCGCCGACGCCGGTGGTGGTCGGGTCGGTGATGGTCGCCGCGGCCAGCCCGAGCGCGAGCAGGCAGACCCCGACGACGAGGAGGGCGCGAAGGGCGCGGTGCACGGGTCAGTTGTTACCCGCGTTATAATTAGACCTGTCGACATCGTGTGACTCGACCGCATGGAGCAGGGCGGGTGAGTGCGGGGGACGCGGGGGCGACGGCACGGTGGTGCGGCACGGCGACCGCCCCGCGACGCGAGCGCCGCGCGCGTCAGTCGTCCGAGTCGTCGGCGTCGGAGGGAGACGCGCGGAAGCCGTCCGGGTTCTCGTACATCGCGACGCCGAGTCTCCGCGCGGCGAGCGAGATGAGGTGCGCGCCGGTCGGCGCGGTGGCGAAGAGGAAGACGATGCCGACGAGCGAGGTGAGGCCGGCGTCGAACGGTCCGAAGCGGACGAAGCCCGCGAGGAACATCGACGCGGCGCCGAGCGTCGTCGCCTTCGACGTGGCGTGCATCCGGTTGTAGATGTCGGGGAAGCGCCAGAGGCCGACGGTCCCGACGATGAGGAAGAACGTTCCGACGAGCACGAGCGCGGCGACGACGGCGAGCCGGAGGTCCGAGGGGCCGGCGTGTGCGGCCTCGCTCGCTCCCTCGGTCGCGGCGGTGATGGCGGTCTGAATCATTCGATGATGTCACCCTCGGTGAGGTATTTCGCGGCGACGACGGTCGTGACGAACCCGACGATGGCGAGCATGACGCCGACGAGGACGAAGAAGGACTGCTCGACCTCGATGGCGTGCAGGACGACGATCGCGACGACGCACGTCCCGATGGCGTCGAGCGCGACGGTGCGGTCGGGGACGGTCGGCCCGACGACGACGCGCACCGCGCACGCGAGCGTCGCGAGCGCCGCGACGACGGTTCCGAACGTGAGCACCGCGTAGTAGACGGTCTCGACGCTACTCATCGTCGCTCACCTCCAGGCGCGAGGGCGCGGGCGCGGGCGCGTCGGGGTCAGCGTCCTCGTCGAAGATGACGAGCGCGTAGCGCTCCCAGCGCCGCACCGGTTCGACGAGACCATCGAGATCGGCGGCGTCGACGGCGTGGACGTGGAGCGCGTTCGCGTCGCCGTCGTAGTCCATGGTGAGCGTTCCGGGCGTGAGCGTGATGGAGTTGGCGATGACGGTGACGGCGGCGTCGGACTCGACGCGGAGCGGGATGACGACGACGCCGGGGTCGAGCGGCATCGACGGCGCGAGCACGCGCTTGGCGACCTCGACGTTCGCCGTGAGGAGCTCGTAGACGAACGTCCCGACGTAGCGGGCGACCGCCGGGACGACCGCCGTCGTGCGCGAGAGGTCGCTCCGGCCGGGAAAGAGCGCGCGGAAGACGTAGGCGACCGGCAGGGAGAGCGCGAGGCCGATCACGAGGTTGGCGGCGACCGCGCGCGGCGTGCCCGGCGTCTCCGCGACGAATATCCAGACGACGGCGAGCGCGAACCCGGCGGTCACCCAGCGCGGGACGTCCCTCACGCGCCACCACCCCCGAGGACCGCGCGGACGTAAGCGTCGCGCCCGGCGCCCGTGGCGACGTGGCCGGCGGCTTCGGCGAAGCGATAGACGGGGTCGAAGCCGACGCCGACGGCGAGCACGCACGCGGCGAAGGCGACGACGACCGCGACCTGCACGCGGTCGGGCGACGCCATCGTCTCGACGGCGGCGGTGCGCTCGCCCCAGAAGCCGCGGTTCCACGTCCGGGAGACGTAGGCGATGGTGAGTATCGCGCCGGTGACGGCGACCGCGAGCACGCCGA encodes:
- a CDS encoding DUF4129 domain-containing protein; its protein translation is MHRALRALLVVGVCLLALGLAAATITDPTTTGVGGNGGSGGLGGGGVLGSEQNASGASGGGPPPIPVGTCVPALLTWQFKLGVLLATLLVGALLVYRYDWLTLVAVYGVLLLPGLVAYALLTNCGPLDYPTQQPPPVSTNVSSTPLPFTGNGSGGGGAVGAVSTPPALALLLVGAVLVLAVLLLRASGDTDATAGSDDPATTDDDAPDEETLTDVGRAAGAAADRIDDAGTDAENEVYRAWREMTALLDVPNPESSTPEEFAAAARDAGMAAEHVDTLTELFNDVRYGGAAVDDERARRARDALRAIEAAYGDDGGDGA
- a CDS encoding Na+/H+ antiporter subunit E; protein product: MRDVPRWVTAGFALAVVWIFVAETPGTPRAVAANLVIGLALSLPVAYVFRALFPGRSDLSRTTAVVPAVARYVGTFVYELLTANVEVAKRVLAPSMPLDPGVVVIPLRVESDAAVTVIANSITLTPGTLTMDYDGDANALHVHAVDAADLDGLVEPVRRWERYALVIFDEDADPDAPAPAPSRLEVSDDE
- a CDS encoding monovalent cation/H+ antiporter complex subunit F, with translation MSSVETVYYAVLTFGTVVAALATLACAVRVVVGPTVPDRTVALDAIGTCVVAIVVLHAIEVEQSFFVLVGVMLAIVGFVTTVVAAKYLTEGDIIE
- the mnhG gene encoding monovalent cation/H(+) antiporter subunit G, coding for MIQTAITAATEGASEAAHAGPSDLRLAVVAALVLVGTFFLIVGTVGLWRFPDIYNRMHATSKATTLGAASMFLAGFVRFGPFDAGLTSLVGIVFLFATAPTGAHLISLAARRLGVAMYENPDGFRASPSDADDSDD